Below is a window of Ahaetulla prasina isolate Xishuangbanna chromosome 1, ASM2864084v1, whole genome shotgun sequence DNA.
AACAGAATCTTTAAATTTTTCCCAGTCTCTCTCTGTTCCCCTCTTAAAAATCAGAGCCCTCCCACCAAACAACTCCAAATCAGCCCCAACTTTCCTGTGACTTTCCTTGCTATCATGTTCTCACTCTTGGGGAAAAATTGTCCattcctggttttttttgtttgtttgtttgtttgtttacatttataccccgcccttctccgaagactcagggcggcttacaatgtataaggcaatagtctcattctatttgtatattttttacaaagtcaacttattgcccccccaacaatctgggtcctcattttacctaccttataaagggtggaaggctgagtcaaccttgggccgggctcgaacctgcagtaattgcaggctttgtgttctaataataggcttctctattgcctgagctatcccggcccagtaCTGGTTCATGATGTAATTTATCTGTCAACCCTGCCAGCAAATTACAGCAGTCCAAGCAGGATCAAACTAAAGCTTGTTTTATCAAGAGCTGTAAAAATGTTACCTATTTGAAGAACATCTTGGATTATCAAATTAACAGAATTCCATTAAAATGTGACTTTTTCGCCCCAAGAAGGAATGCAGTAAGTTCTAAtgcaaggagaagaaaatatttgtagctcagggttgaagtgtgTGTTTATTgagtttggttgttgttttttgcagatgtttcactacccaactaggtaatgtcatcagtgctaggtgtctctctctctcccccccccccgctttttttttttttttgctgtttttatgCAGGGATTCCCAGGGACCTGGAAATTATTTGCAAGGTTCCTCCAGAGTAAAAAGATGGAGAAAGACTCAATCTCAAACTACAGTTATCTGCTTTGAGACTGGAATGGCCACAACTGGTCATGGACTGTTGAGACCTCACTGCACTAGCTGTCTTCTCCCCAAGTCCCCTTCCCTGGTTAGTCACTCTCAAGACCTCTCTCACTCAGCTACAAGAGGGTTTCCCCAGCTTCCCCCAAGCTAGGGAAGAGGAGAAGCAGCTATTCTACTGCTGCCTGAAAAGGGAGTGTATGGAGCAAATGTTTTGACTCTTCCTCCCCCTCAAGTTCTGTTTGCTAGGAAGAGATTGGGGAAAAATGTATaactgtttatggagattctcagtcatccaagtcacagTTGTccgaaaagtgctttttcaaaaggtaactggacttttgcttttgtttttttccttaaagatgttttgctctcattcttcagttcagattcgtgcagaaaaaataattgctaccaacctgccttccattgaggaccgtatactgcacgaatcaagaagagggccgtgaaaatatttgcagatccctcgcatcctggacataaactgtttcaactcctaccctcaaaacgacgctatagaacactgcacaccagaacaactacacacaagaacagttttttcccgaaggccatcactctgctaaacaaataattccctcaacactgtcagactatttactgaatctgcactactattaatcgtttcatagttcccatcaccaatctctttccacttatgactgtatgactataactttttgctggcaatccttatgatttatattgatatattgaccatcaattgtgttgtaaatgttgtaccttgatgaacgtatcttttcttttatgtacactgagagcataggcaccaagacaaattccttgtgtatccaatcacacttggccaataaaattctattctattctattctattctattctgactgaatggtggaggatggaaggatttatattccttgcagtcattagcactctttctgagagtcgttgaggctacttggaggtttatctgcacCCTCGGGATCAACTGAATAATGCAAATGAGTGTGGGaaatagtgcaaatggatgtgtaTAAATAACTGCATAAACAGGGAAAGCAGCTGCCCGTCAGAGCCAGCAAACCTAAACTGAACGGATCAGTGAATTGACTCAATGTCATCAGTGACATTGTTATGTTGTCAATGTTGAAAAAAGGCAGCCAATTTGCTAGGGGGGAAAATTTGCTCCTGACACAAACATCCCAACAActctttctaaagcaggggtctccaaccttggcaactttaagacttgtggacttcaactcccagagagccacctttgctggctgaggaactctgggagttgaagtccacaagtcttaaaagttgccaagtttggagacccctgttctaagtcacTTACTGATGGAAaagacattttcttcttctttgctgaTCTTGCAGCGTTCCAACAATAAAGCACCAATAGgctgaggagagagaaaggggtggggagagagaaagaatcagaTCTGCTTTTCAATTAAGATGGGCATGTTTATAggtcagtgacggctaacctttttgccgtcgcatgccaaaagcagggggagcgtggggggggggtttgcacgCGTGCTtgcatccataattcaatgcccccccacACCTCGCATGTGACCCCTCCCCGTGCAACCCtccttttggcacgtgacagcaaaaGGTTtaccggtgggcctggtaggcccattttttgccctccccaggctccagaggctttcttggagcctttgggagcgaaaacagccttccccacccaccccagaggccctccggaggctggaaacggcccgtttcccaacttatggtgggcccagaaggcctgaaaaatcagctggccggtgtgcacatgtgcactggagctgagctagggcaacgcccgcgtgcccacagatatggttccgcgtgccacctgtggcaacccatgccataggttcgccatcacggttataggtagtccttgacttacaaccactatggagcccaaaattttggtcatCAGTCAttatggttgtaaaatgaggcaccaCGTGACTGGACTCAATTTTAAAACTGTTTCTATGATGGCTGTAAAGTAAGTCATGGTGGACATTAAGTGAACCTGCATGGTGGTTAAGCAAACCataaggtgttaagtgaatccagaatATCTCATGGGTTTTTACTGGAATTTTCtgccagaaaatggcaaaaaacatcacaaatcacaatcatgtgaccacagaacaCTAcaaaccaacacacacacacacacacacccctcagaaTTGGCCTAGGTTGAACTTAAAAACACATTCCAATTCTTACTTTTATTACAGGAGTAGGCAACCTTATTGTTCCAGATATATTAGACGGTCTGATTTTTATTAGTCTCAGAAAGCAGGgccaataatttaattataaCTGAAGGGCCAAGGGTTCCTTCATCCCAGCTGATGGTCAAATAGCAGGAAAAATTTTTTTAGTGATCACCCAATAAAAATATCAGCTTAACTACTGCATGATGTACTAACCCCTTAGGCCTAGGTGCAACTAAAGTGCAATTCATATCACGTTTCAACACAGCTGCTAACTACTGTTACCTCAGCCTCGTCTGTTCGGAAGTAAAAGAGAAAATTGACCACTAATTTCACCAGGCGTTTCTTCAAAGCTGCAAAGAGAAAAGAGACACAACGAACAGTTTTTATGTATCCGATTTCTATGGCTGCCCAACActaccaagtgactctgggcagccatAGTTTGACAGCTGGGTTGTCAGCAGGAAGCCTGGAAGCAGCCCCTGAGTTTGGAATAGCGTAGCTCAGCATCTGCTACACCCCAGCAGGTCCACGCTGTGCACCTGAGACCAGTTATAATCAAAGGATGCTTAAACGTTTTTTCCTACACGCATAGGTACCACATTAATGCAACATTTAGCTTCAGCATATGACACAATACCTCTTTGTCTCCCTACCAATGTCAGTTAATGGCAAAAAGCAGTTAGAATAGTAGTTTATGACTGGCAGAACTGACTTCAAATCCTCAGTCACAACATTcattaaatgatctggtactatTCATTCCTCTCTTGGCCTCATTTGTCTTATCGGAGGAGTATCAAGAAGCGTGTTGGCTGACGTTTATGTTAACCTGAGTTTCTTGGAGGAAGGATGTCATGTAAATAAGAAGCTTTTTACCCTCAAAAGTTGCCCTAAGAATATTTAGCCCCTAATGAAATCAGTACCACTCGATACTATAATAAATGGGCCCATTCTATCCTGTAGATTCAGAATGCcttagaacagtttttccctgtacTTTAATAATTCTCTTTCTGGAGACTCGCACTAAGAAAGTTAAATCTGGAAGAGTCAAAAAAGGgcattaaaatcattaaaatcaAATATACTGGGAGTGAGGAATTACAATCCTCACTGGGGGGGATATCGTAAGATTTAGAAAGGGGTTATTGTATGATTTTAAAAAGGAGTCTAGTTATTAATCCCCGATGCAATAGTGCTGTATTTATGCATGCATATGAATAAGCAAAATAGCCAAACTGTTCACTTAAACAGAATGGCTTCAGTATTCACAGTGGCACAGCAAGGTACCAATTGTCATGTACAGTACTGACATCATTGAATAAGCAAACAGTGAAGCTAATTCTCCCAAGTGCAGCACCTTCTGAAATCAGGACAGCCGAAGTACCCCTGAGATATGACCTAAACAAACCTCAGAGTTGACCGCCACATTATGATGGGGAGAATCTCCCAAGTCTACCCTCAAGAACAGAGCAGGCTAGGAAGCAAGAAATGGAAATATCAGGGGAAAGTATGGAGTAGATCACCCTGCTTTGACAGATGGGCCGTCCGAATACAGAAGCCTCTGCACTAGAGGTTTGTGCATCTATATCTATAAAACGCAGCCATATTAAGGAAGATTTTAATGTATTTGGTTTAAGAAAGTATTTGTAAATGAATTCCATTAGAAGTTGCTTATCAGTCGATTGTAGCAAAAACTACCCAGTATCTTGTAGCACCTTAAAGctgaactataggtagtcctcaacttacaacagttcatttagtgaccatttgaaattacagcagcattggtaaaagcgacttatgaccatttttcacttgtgaccatggcagcattcccatggtcaagtgacttatttatttatttatttattcgatttttataccacccttctcccgaaggactcagggtggtttacagccaaataaaacgaCATAGAtatgaacaaaaattaaaaacatatttaaaaactgattataaaatggcctaataaagttaaaactaagataaaaccatcataaaacccccacttaaaaatttcgtcaggctagccccgcacggtgaaataaaaaggtcttgagctcgcgtttaaaagaccggaggtcggggagttgacgcagccccggaggcaacgCATTCCACAggacaggagcccccacagataaggggccgccagtcgacattgtttgactgatggcaccctgaggaggccctccctatgggagcacacaggtcgatgggaggctattggtggcagtaggggttcccgtaagtaacccggtcctgtgccatagagcgctttaaaggtgataaccaacaccttgaattgcacccggaagaccaccggcaaccagtgccgGTGGTTTTACATGCACGTGCACCACCTTACAACTTACATGTAGGTGCTTGACAACTAAACtcccatttatgatggttgcagtggtttatgatggttgcagtgtcccagagtcatgtgatccccttttgcgatcttttgaagatctttttgcaatcttctgacaaggaaagtcagcggggaaaccagattcacttaacaaccgtgttactattttaacaactgcagtgattcacttgacaaaggcggggagaaaagtcgtaaaacggggcaaaagacACAGTGGCACAGCAAGTTACCAACTGTCACCTACTGTGCtgattaacaaatttctcactcagcaacataaattttgagcttcattgctcaataaataaataaataaaaattgcggtcgtaagttgaggactacctatattttactATACATTTATTAGTTTTGGGGACCAGGAGGCACTAGGGAGAAggcaaatcaaaataataaatctgcAAAGTGTAAACATAAAATCGGTAAATGAATCAGAGTCATCGTGAAAATGAACGAGGGATTGCGGAAGACAAAAACTGCATGGAGGCTGGAACTGAGGACTAGTAACCACAGGTCTGATAAAAGCCCACTCAAGGTTCTAGTCCTCAGGGATGGCAGTCATGCCAGAGAGGCCCTTGAACGTCTCGCTTCCTTTATTCCCAGCGCCCTCAGATGACGCAATTAGCCTCCCCGGTCTCGTGTCGTCACATCCCCCCTCCCTTTCGCGCCGTGACGTCACTGCCCCTTCTCCTTACCGCTTCCTTTCTTGGGGGCGCGCATGAGAACCTCCGCCGCCTTTTCGGCCGGTTGCCGGGAGAGCGACAGCAGCTCCCGTTCGTTGTACCGCATCGCTTCCACCGCAGCTCGGAcccgccccgccccctccgccctcCGGCCTCTCGGATCGATGGCCTCTTCCCTCTTACTTCCGCCATGGCTTTCTCACGAACCGGACTTTCCCTTCCGTAACATTTCCGGGTCAGATTCCCACCGTCCTCCCGGCAAAAcggtctctttctccctctctctgatCACCTTCCATTCCTAGAGCGGACGCCTAGGAAGTTTCCCCTCTTCTTCGGCCCTCCCCTTGATATACTTCCGGGAGACTATCCGGGCCGACAGTGATCTAATCCGGAAGTGAAAGCTCTTTAAGCGCTATTGGCCTAGTTACTTCCAGCGGTAATAAGGCGACGCGGTAAAGAAGGCCTTGGTCGTTCGGGCGGCTGATGAAGCGAGAGGGAGGCGAAACGGCACGGGTGAggcaagagggagagagagccaGCCAGCCTTGAGGTCAGGGCAGAACTCAGAGGCCATTATGGGGAATTAAACCGGGGATGAGAAACATGCGGGAGGGTATAACTTAacaggaacagagttggaagggaccttggaggtcatctagtccaacctagtGTAAACATAATGCCCACACAGGAGACctttactagggattcgaaccgctgaactgccgacctctctgatcgacgagctcagtgtctttagccactgagccacctggtCAGGCTTAACTAAATGGTGGTTAGACTGAAGTGGGAGCAGCAGGactgctgggaggaga
It encodes the following:
- the PLEKHJ1 gene encoding pleckstrin homology domain-containing family J member 1; the encoded protein is MRYNERELLSLSRQPAEKAAEVLMRAPKKGSALKKRLVKLVVNFLFYFRTDEAEPIGALLLERCKISKEEENVFSISFLEEPERKYYFECDTDEQCQEWIEVLRKASYEFMRSSLIFYRNEIQKMTGKDPLEQYGISEEARFQLGARKL